DNA from Streptomyces luteogriseus:
CCTACAGCGGCAGCGCACAGACGGCGACGGGTGAGGGGAACGATTCTCCTGCGCGCCGCAGTTCGCCGCTCGCCTCGTCCACGTGGAAGACGGTGACGGTGGAGGACTTCTGGTTCGCCGCGAAGAGCAGCGAGCCCTCCGGCGAGAAGGCGATCTGCCGGGGGAAGTCCCCGCCCACCGGCACTGTGTCGAGCAGCCGGAGCCGGGCTCCGTCCGCCTCGACGGCGTAGCGGGTGAGGCTGTTGTGGCCGCGGTTGGCGAGATAGGCGTGGCGGCCGTCGGCGGTCACCAGGAGCTGCGCCGGGTAGTTCGTGCCCGGACCCGTCCCCGTGGACTGCGCCTCGCCGACGGTCACCCGGCCGGAGGCCTTGTCGTACGAGCAGACCGCGACGGTGTTGTCGACCTCGTTGGCGAGGTAGGCGTACCGGCCGCCCGGGTGGAACGTGAGGTGGCGCGGGCCCGCGCCCGGCCGGGTGTGCGCCTGCGCGACCTCGGTGAGCGTGCCCGCCTTCTCGTCCAGCCGGTAGGTGTAGACGGTGTCGGTGCCCAGATCGACGGCGAGGACATGGCCGCCGTCCGGGCTCGTGACGAAGTGGTGGGCGTGCGGGCCCTCCTGGCCGGGGCCGGGCGGCGGGCTGGTGTGCCGGACGAGGTCGGTGCGCTCGCCGAGAGCGCCCGAGGCGTCGATGGGATGCACCGCCACACTGCCCGAGCCGTAGTTCGCGCTGAGCAGCCAGCGCCCGCCCGGATGCACCGACAGATGGCAGGGCGCCGCCCCGCCGGTGCTCCGGCTGCCCAGAACCGTCCGGTCCGACAGCCGGACGGCGGTCACCGCGCCGTCGTCGCGCTCGTCCACCGCGTACAGCGTGCCGCGGTCCGGGTGGATCGCGAGAAACGACGGGTCGCCGACGCCGGTGATCGTGCCGCCGCCGGTGATCCGGCCCGTCGCCGAGTCGTACGTGGCCAGGCCGATGCCCTCGCCGCCGCCCTCGACGGACGTGTAGGTGCCGAGGTGGAGCGGGCGGGGGCCGGAGGGGCGGCGGGCTTCGCGCGACGGGCCCGCACTCGCCTCGGGCGCCGTGACCGGAGGCGTCGCGGGCGCGGGTGCGTCGTCACAGGAGGGCAGTGCCGCCGCGGCGGTCCCGCCCGCCAGTGCGCCGACGAATCGGCGCCTGCTCCAGCCACCACTGTCCATGTCGCCCCTCAGGTCGTCACCGGTCCCCGTCGTGACTGCCACCCTGGCGCCTCCCGGCCCCTGCGTGCAACAACGGCAGGGGCGTTGCGCGTGGCCGATGCCGCCGTGGCGGGTCCGGCGGTCCCCGGCCGTGACGCCCCCGGGCCGGTCACCAGTCCCCGTCCTCGACCGGCCTGCCCGGGGCGTCCTTGAGCTGCTGTGTCTGCCCCGGCGTGGGCGGCTGCCAGGGCTCGTGGTCGTCGCCGAGCCAGTCGCCGACCGGCTTCACGGACTGGAGCGCGTCCGTGGGGACCAGGTCATCCGCCTCCTCGTCGAAGTAGTCGAACCAGGGCAGGCCCGCGCTCGTGTACGCGGCCCGGTCCACCGGCGACGGCGGTGCGGCCTCGCCGGTGATGCGGCGCCACTCCGGCGGCGTCACCAGATGTACGAAGACCCGGCCCGCCGGCTGCTCCGCCCAGTGCGAGAGCGGCCGGTCGTCCTGGTAGACCTCCTGCCGCATGGAGCCGCCGACGCCCAGGCCCATCGCGGCGGCCGCGCGCGGAGCGCTCGCCGGTGCCGCGGGCGCGGCTCCGGGAGCCGGCGGGGCCGCCATCGGCATCGCGGCGCCGTAGCCACCGGCCGCCGGGGCTCCGTAGCCACCGGCCGCGGGACCGCCGAACGCGGCCGGCATCGCGGCTCCGTACCCGCCCGGCGGCGCGGGCGCCGGGGGCACCTGCCGCCGCCGCTCCTCCTCACGCCACCGCGCGAGCTCCCGGTCGTTCAGCGGGAAGGACTGCAACTGCACACCGCCCCATACCTCCTCGCCCGTGACCTGCCCCTCGACGGTGGCGCCCAGGCCGAGCGGGACGGCCACGAACTGGCGGACCGTGCCCGTACCGGAGTTGATCCCGTCCAGCCAGGGCTGGCGGGGGAGCACCACATAGTTCTGCGGGTCGCGCGCCGGTCGGTCGCTCCAGGGCCGGCCCGAGACCGCGCACACCTTGCCGACGCCGACCTGGAGCGCGGCGGGCTCCGAGGTGCCCGCGAAGCTCAGCCACATCGCCTCGCGCAGATACACCGACAGCATGACACCGCCGCGCGCCCGCCACGCCTCGGGAACCCGGTCCGCGTAGTCGGCGACCCGTCGTACCGGGAACTCGCCGAGGCCCGGCGGCAGGGGGTGGGTGCCGGTCTCCGGCAGGCGCAGGGTGCGGATGAACCGCACGGCCACCCCGCCCGGCAGCCGCAGTGTGTTCCCGTCGATCCGCACGGTCGTGTCGGCCATCGGCCCGCTCCTCGCATCCGGTGCCGGCTTCCTGCCGGCGTTCCCCTCAGCGAGAACGCCCGCTGAACCCCGCGCGGTTCCGCCACAGCTGCTCGGTGACGCCCAACCGCTCCCGCAGCCGCGTCAGCCGGGGCAACCGGGCGCGCTGCTCGCGCGACACGCGGTCCAGTTCCTCGAACAGGCGCCGGGTGCGGTGCTCGGTGTCGAGCTCGTCGAGGATGCGGTTGACCTCCGTCAGGACGGCTCCCGGCAGCTGCCAGTGCGCGGGGTCGCGCTCGGCCTCCTCGCGCAGCAGCAGGGCCAGCTTGTCGCGGGTGCCCGCGGCGGTGTGCAGTTCTGCGGCGAGGCGCTCCTCCGCCGACTCGGCGCTCGCGCTGAGGTGCGTGGTGACCAGCACCGCGAAGCTCACCACGGCGTCGGCGATCTCGGACAGCAGCTGCTCCAGGGCGGCGCCCGTCTCGGCCTCGAACAGCGGCTTGGGATCCCGCTCCTTCGCGAGGTCGGTGAGGGAGCGGGCGAGCACCCGCAGGACGACCGTGCAGATCTCCAGCGTGTCCAGGCCGGTGCGCATCACCACCCGGTGCAGCACGCTGTCCTGCACACGCGGGTTGAGCCGCAGACTGTCCTCGGCCTGCCGCAGGGCCGCGTCCACCTCGACGATGTCGTGGTCCAGCCGGCGCGCCTCGTGCAGCTGCTTCTCCGCGCGATCCACGGGTGTGCCGCCCGCGGCCTCCTCGCCCATGCGCAGCATCAGCTGCCGCAGCCGGCGCGCCAGACCGTCGATCGACTCGCCCGCCTCCTCCACCCACACCGGCGGAGCCAGCAGCAGATTGCAGGCGAGCCCGACGGACGCGCCGATCAGGGTTTCGACCACCCGGGCCCAGGCGTAGTCCCCGACGCTGGTCACGCCGAGGACGAGCATCGCGCTGATCGCGACCTCGGGGACGTACTCCTCCACCCGGACCAGCCGCCCCACCACCAGCGAGGCCAGCAGGAGCATGGCCAGGCTCCACCAGGTCAGGCCCACCAGCAGGCTGAACGCGATGGCGACGAGGACGCCGGTCACCACGGCGTTCACCCGCCGGAAGCCGTTGGTGATCGTGGCGTACAGCGTCACCTGGACGACCAGCAGTGCCGTCAGGGGAGCGGTGAGAGGGGCCGGCTCGGGGCTCAGGCGCAGCGCGATGACGTAGGCGATCGTCGCCGCGGTCGCGGACCGCAGCGTCTGGACGACCACGGGATCTCGACGCTTCCTCACGATCCGCTCGGCGTGCGCCGTCCACTCACGTACCTCTCGCATCCTGGGGCTGTTCCCCTTCCCGGCGCATCGAACGCATCCGTCGGACACATCCATGAAGGACGCTCATGAAGGACGTTAGCGCCGGGGCACACCACGGGCGACCGAGGGGATCAGGCGTACACCTTGTCGAGGAAGGCGGCCAGATGGCCCCTGGTCCGCTCGATCTGCTCCTCCACGGTGAGGCTCTCCTCGAACCGGGACCCGGCCTCGAGCGCCTTCTTCCCGCGGATGTACAGGGAACAGGCGAGGTCGGTGCACATGTACGCCCCGACGGAGTTGCCCTCGCGCCCGGCCGCCCCCGCCTTGCGCGCAGTCATCAGCGCGACCCCGCCCCGCGGGTGCGTCGTCAGGCACAGCGAGCACATGCTGCGGTGCAGGAACCCGCGCTGCGCGGCCTGGAACCGCATCGACACGCCGACGAGTCGCCCTGCCCGCTCGGTCACCAGGTAGCTCCGGTCGGGCGCTCCCGGGTCCCGCCACCCGAGGAAGTCGAGATCGCCCCAGGGGCGCTCGCCGAGATCCCGGGGCACGGCCAGACGCTTGGCCTCGCCCTTGGAGCAGTTGATGAAGGAGGTGCGGATGTCCTGCTCGGTGAGCGGCTGCACGGGAGCTCCTGAGAGTGATCGTCGCGAAACCTAGGGATCCTAGGTTTGGGGGCCAGGCCAGGTTAGACAGCCGTGACGCGGGGGGCCAGCGGATTTCCGTCAGGCCTCGCGTCGGGGCCGGCGGAAGGCCGTCAGGCCTCGTCGCCCGGGGCTTCCCGGTCGCGTGAGACGTCCGAGACCTCCGGCGGCCAGACCCCGGCCCTGAGCACCCCGAGCGCGTAGGCCCGGGCCACCAGCTCCGTGCGGTTGGACGCGCCCCAGCGGGACGACAGCCGGCGCAGGTGGTAGGTCACGCCATCCGTGGTCAGGGCCGTTTCGCGGGCCGCCCGGGCCGTGGTGGCGCCGGCGGCCGCAAGCGCCAGGATGCGGGCCTCCATCGGTGTGGCCCGGACCGGTCCGGCGGGTGCGGCGGGGGAGGTGGCGCGTTCGGCGTCCACCCGGAGCATCACCAGCAGGGCCGGGGTGTCCTCCGCCGAGTCGCTGACCGGATCCGCCGTGAGTTCGCCGGAGCGCTCCACGCCGCCGGGGGCCCGCCAGCGCACCGACACCTGGTAGCGCGAGCGGTGGCGCAGGCGCAGGGCCTCGGCGATGCGCTCCACCTGCATGGCCTCCCGCGGGCTGAACAGGTCCAGCACGTCACGGCCGCGCAGCCGCCCCGGCGTCGTACCGCACTCCGCGGCCATCGCCGGATTGGCCAGCAGCACCGCCCCGTACACGTCGCACACCGCGACCGGCATCGCGACCCGGTCGAACAGGAGCAGGGCGCGGTTGCGCCACGTCACGGCCTCCTGCCGGGCCAGATCCACGAGCCTCTCCTGCCATGCCGGGCCGCCCTCGCGCAAGAGCGGCGCATCTGCTTGCACTACACAATCATGTAGGGCCAGGGCACGGCCTCCCGGGCCCGGTGGATCACGCTGGTGCGCAGTACTTCCGTACCGCGAAAGGCAGTTGCCGCGTCATGCCCCCCACCGGACAGACTCCCCTGACCGCCGACGCCCTCCCCGGCGTCCCCGTCGCCGACATCTCCGCCACCGGCCCCGGCGGCGCGCCCATCCAGCAGGCCATGGACCTGATGCGCGAGCATGGCCCGGTGTTCGTGCGGCGGCTGTACGGGCGGGACACCCTGTTCGTGGGCGACCTGGACCTCGTGGCCGACCTCGCGGACGAGCAGCGGTTCGCCAAGCACATCGGGCCGGGGCTGGAGAACGTCCGCGAGTTCGCCGCCGACGGCCTGTTCACCGCGTACAACGACGAGCCCAACTGGGCCAAGGCGCACGACATCCTGATGCCCGCCTTCGCGCTGGGCTCGATGCGCACCTACCACCCCGTGATGCTGAAGGTCGCCCGCCGGCTCATCGCGTCCTGGGACCGCGACGCCCGCGCCGGGCAGCCGGTGAACGTGCCCGACGACATGACCCGCATGACGCTCGACACCATCGGACTCGCCGGTTTCGGCTACGACTTCGGCTCCTTCGAGCGGGCCGAGCCGCACCCCTTCGTCGAGTCGATGGTCCGCTGCCTGGAGTGGAGCATGACCCGCCTGGCGCGCGTCCCGGGGCGGGACTACTCGGCGCAGGACGCGGCCTTCCGCGACGACTCCGCCTACCTGGCCCGCGTCGTCGACGACGTCATCGCCGCGCGCACCGGCACCGACCAGAGCGACCCCGACGACCTCCTGGGCCTGATGCTCACCGCCGAGCACCCGGCCGATGGCACCACACTCGACACCGCCAACATCCGCAACCAGGTCATCACCTTCCTGATCGCCGGCCACGAGACCACCTCCGGCGCCATGTCCTTCGCGCTGTACTACCTCGCCAAGCACCCCACCGCGCTTCAGCTGGTGCGGCGCGAGGTCGACGAGCTGTGGGGCGACCGGACCGACCCCGAGCCGACGTACGACGAGGTCGGCAGGCTGACCTACACCCGCCAGGTCCTCAACGAGGCCCTGCGGCTGTGGCCCACGGCCGCCGTCTTCTCCCGGCAGGCCCGCGAGGACACCCTGCTCGGCGGGCGCGTCCCACTGCGCGCCGGGCAGTCCGCCCTGGTCCTCACGCCCATGCTGCACCGGCAGTCCGTGTGGGGCGACAACCCCGAGCTGTTCGACCCCTCCCGCTTCACGGCCGAGGCGGAGGCCGAGCGGCCGGTGCACGCCTTCAAGCCGTTCGGCACCGGCGAGCGCGCCTGCATCGGACGGCAGTTCGCGCTGCACGAGGCGACCATGCTGCTGGCCATGCTCGTCCACCGCTACCGGCTGAGCGACCACGCCGACTACCGGCTCACGGTCAAGGAGACCCTCACCCTGAAGCCCGAGGGCTTCACCCTCGCGCTCGCGCCGCGCACCCCCGCCGACCGCGTCCACACGCCGCTGCCCGGCGCCGCCCCGGTCCAGGACGCGGAGTCGGCCGAGCCGCAGGACCTCCCCGCCCGGGTCCGCCCCGGCACGGCCGCGCTGTTCCTGCACGGCAGCAACTACGGCACCTGCCGCGACGTCGTGGGCCGGCTCGCCGACGAGGCCGCCGCGATCGGCTGCGACACCGAGGTGGCCCCGCTCGACGCCTACGCGGGCGGCCTGCCCACCGACCGGCCCGTCGTCATCACCGCCGCCTCCTACAACGGCCGCCCCACCGACGACGCAACCGCCTTCGCCGTCCGGCTGGAGGAGACCCACGACCTGTCCGGCGTGACGTACGCCGTTCTCGGCGTCGGCGACCGCAACTGGGCCGCCACCTACCAGCACGTCCCCACCCGCATCGACCAGCGACTCGCCGCGTCCGGCGCCGGCCGCCTGCTGGAGCGCGCCGCGGCCGACGCGTCCGGCGACCTCACCGGAACCGTCCGCGCCTTCACGGCCTCCCTGCGCAGCGCCCTCCTGGAGCGCTACGGCGACCCGGACGCCACCACCCCGGACGCCGAGCCCGCCACCGCGTACGAGGTCCGCACCGTGACCGGCGGCCCGCTGGACGCGCTCGCCGAACGGCACGCACTCGTCCCCATGCGCGTCACCGAGGCCCGCGACCTCACCGCGCCCGGCTACGCGCGCCGCAAGCGGTTCGTCCGGGTCGCGCTGCCGGACGGCGTCACCTACCGCACGGCCGACCACCTCACCGTGCTCCCCGCCAACGCCCCGGACCTCGTCACACGCGCCGCCACCGCGCTCGGCGCCGACCTCGACACGGTCCTGGACATCCGCGCCACCCGCCCGCGCCGCGACGGCATCGCCGTGGACCGGCCCGTGACGGTACGGCAGCTCCTCACCCACCACGTGGAGTTGCAGGAGCGCCCGAACGCCGGGCAACTGGCCGCGCTCGCCGCCGCCAACCCGTGCCCGCCGGAGCGCGCGGCCCTGGCCGCCCTCGTCGACGACCCGCGCACCCTCGTGGAGATCCTGGAGGACCACCCGGCCCTGCGCGGCGCCCTGGACTGGCCGCGGCTCCTCGACCTTCTCACCCCACTGCGCCCGCGCCACTACTCCATCTCCTCCTCGCCCGCCGTCGATCCCGGCCACGTGGACCTGATGGTCTCGCTGCTTCGGGCACCCGCCCGCTCCGGCCGGGGCGTCTACCGGGGCGCCGGCTCCGGCCATCTCACCACCGTCGAGCCCGGCGACACCGTGTACGCACGCGTGCAGCCCTGCCGGGAGGCCTTCCGCATCGACGTCACCACCGGCTCGGCACCGGTCGTCATGGTCGCGGCGGGCACCGGCCTCGCCCCCTTCCGCGGCGTCATCGCCGACCGTACGGCGGCCGTCGCCGCAGGTGCCGAACTCGCGCCCGCCCTGTGCTACTTCGGCTGCGACGCCCCCGACGCGGACTTCCTGCACGCCGAGGAACTGCGCGCCGCCGAGGCCGCCGGTGCCGTGTCCCTGCGCCCCGCCTTCAGCGAGACCCCCGAGGGCGAGGTGCGGTTCGTGCAGCACCGGATCGCCGCCGAGGCGGCCGAGGTGTGGGCCCTGCTGGACGCCGGGGCGCGGGTGTACGTCTGCGGAGACGGTTCCCGAATGGCGCCCGGGGTGCGGGAGGCGTTCCGTACGCTGTTCCGCAAGCACACGCAGGCCGTCGACGGCACGGACGAGGCCGCCGCCGAGCAGTGGCTCGACGGCCTGATCGCGGACGGGCGTTACGTCGAGGACGTGTACGCGGCCGGCTGACCGGAACGGCAGGGGAGGGGTGGGCACACGGTGGTGGACTCCTGGGAACGGGCCCGGCACGTCCTGGCGGCGGCGGGCCTGGACCCCGGCCGCCTCGCCCACCTCGCCCCGCTGACCGGTGGCACGTACAACACCGTCGAGGAGCTCCGCCTCACCGACGGCGGCCGCTACGTGCTGAAGATCCCGCCCGCCCCGGCCGTCCCCGGTCTGCGGCACGAGAAGCGGCTGCTCGTCTCGGAGGCCGAGTTCTACCGCGCGGCCGCCCGGGCCGATGTCCCCGCGCCGCACGAGGTGTCCGCGGGGGCCGACTTCCTGCTGATGACGGCCGTCCCGGGCGAGCCGTGGGACGGCACGCTCACCGACGCGGAGCAGATGGCCCTGCGCATGGAACTGGGACGCCAGGTGGCCCGCCTGCACCGCGTGACGGGCCCCGGCTTCGGCTACCCCTCCGGCGCCCTCGGCCCGCTCGTCCCCGACTGGCGCACCGCGTTCACCGCGATGTTCGACGCCGTCCTCGACGACGCCCGGCGCTACGGGGCCCGGCTGCCCCGTCCGGTCGACGCGGTGGCCCGTACCGCGGCGTCCGCGTACGGCGCCCTCGCCGAGGTCACCGACCCCTGCCTCGTCCACTTCGACCTCTGGCGGGGCAATATCCTCGTCGACCGCGCGGACGGAGAGGCCCGGATCGGCGGCCTCATCGACGGGGAGCGCATGTTCTGGGGCGACCCGCTGGCCGACTTCGTCTCCCTCGCGCTC
Protein-coding regions in this window:
- a CDS encoding FUSC family protein, giving the protein MREVREWTAHAERIVRKRRDPVVVQTLRSATAATIAYVIALRLSPEPAPLTAPLTALLVVQVTLYATITNGFRRVNAVVTGVLVAIAFSLLVGLTWWSLAMLLLASLVVGRLVRVEEYVPEVAISAMLVLGVTSVGDYAWARVVETLIGASVGLACNLLLAPPVWVEEAGESIDGLARRLRQLMLRMGEEAAGGTPVDRAEKQLHEARRLDHDIVEVDAALRQAEDSLRLNPRVQDSVLHRVVMRTGLDTLEICTVVLRVLARSLTDLAKERDPKPLFEAETGAALEQLLSEIADAVVSFAVLVTTHLSASAESAEERLAAELHTAAGTRDKLALLLREEAERDPAHWQLPGAVLTEVNRILDELDTEHRTRRLFEELDRVSREQRARLPRLTRLRERLGVTEQLWRNRAGFSGRSR
- a CDS encoding PAS domain S-box protein yields the protein MDLARQEAVTWRNRALLLFDRVAMPVAVCDVYGAVLLANPAMAAECGTTPGRLRGRDVLDLFSPREAMQVERIAEALRLRHRSRYQVSVRWRAPGGVERSGELTADPVSDSAEDTPALLVMLRVDAERATSPAAPAGPVRATPMEARILALAAAGATTARAARETALTTDGVTYHLRRLSSRWGASNRTELVARAYALGVLRAGVWPPEVSDVSRDREAPGDEA
- a CDS encoding FBP domain-containing protein; translation: MQPLTEQDIRTSFINCSKGEAKRLAVPRDLGERPWGDLDFLGWRDPGAPDRSYLVTERAGRLVGVSMRFQAAQRGFLHRSMCSLCLTTHPRGGVALMTARKAGAAGREGNSVGAYMCTDLACSLYIRGKKALEAGSRFEESLTVEEQIERTRGHLAAFLDKVYA
- a CDS encoding phosphotransferase family protein — translated: MVDSWERARHVLAAAGLDPGRLAHLAPLTGGTYNTVEELRLTDGGRYVLKIPPAPAVPGLRHEKRLLVSEAEFYRAAARADVPAPHEVSAGADFLLMTAVPGEPWDGTLTDAEQMALRMELGRQVARLHRVTGPGFGYPSGALGPLVPDWRTAFTAMFDAVLDDARRYGARLPRPVDAVARTAASAYGALAEVTDPCLVHFDLWRGNILVDRADGEARIGGLIDGERMFWGDPLADFVSLALLGDIRQDEEFLAGYREAGGRARFDTGARLRLALYRAYLYLIMLTETVPREAGEEQRRWVRERVAPELVAALDEIAEAS
- a CDS encoding cytochrome P450, with product MPPTGQTPLTADALPGVPVADISATGPGGAPIQQAMDLMREHGPVFVRRLYGRDTLFVGDLDLVADLADEQRFAKHIGPGLENVREFAADGLFTAYNDEPNWAKAHDILMPAFALGSMRTYHPVMLKVARRLIASWDRDARAGQPVNVPDDMTRMTLDTIGLAGFGYDFGSFERAEPHPFVESMVRCLEWSMTRLARVPGRDYSAQDAAFRDDSAYLARVVDDVIAARTGTDQSDPDDLLGLMLTAEHPADGTTLDTANIRNQVITFLIAGHETTSGAMSFALYYLAKHPTALQLVRREVDELWGDRTDPEPTYDEVGRLTYTRQVLNEALRLWPTAAVFSRQAREDTLLGGRVPLRAGQSALVLTPMLHRQSVWGDNPELFDPSRFTAEAEAERPVHAFKPFGTGERACIGRQFALHEATMLLAMLVHRYRLSDHADYRLTVKETLTLKPEGFTLALAPRTPADRVHTPLPGAAPVQDAESAEPQDLPARVRPGTAALFLHGSNYGTCRDVVGRLADEAAAIGCDTEVAPLDAYAGGLPTDRPVVITAASYNGRPTDDATAFAVRLEETHDLSGVTYAVLGVGDRNWAATYQHVPTRIDQRLAASGAGRLLERAAADASGDLTGTVRAFTASLRSALLERYGDPDATTPDAEPATAYEVRTVTGGPLDALAERHALVPMRVTEARDLTAPGYARRKRFVRVALPDGVTYRTADHLTVLPANAPDLVTRAATALGADLDTVLDIRATRPRRDGIAVDRPVTVRQLLTHHVELQERPNAGQLAALAAANPCPPERAALAALVDDPRTLVEILEDHPALRGALDWPRLLDLLTPLRPRHYSISSSPAVDPGHVDLMVSLLRAPARSGRGVYRGAGSGHLTTVEPGDTVYARVQPCREAFRIDVTTGSAPVVMVAAGTGLAPFRGVIADRTAAVAAGAELAPALCYFGCDAPDADFLHAEELRAAEAAGAVSLRPAFSETPEGEVRFVQHRIAAEAAEVWALLDAGARVYVCGDGSRMAPGVREAFRTLFRKHTQAVDGTDEAAAEQWLDGLIADGRYVEDVYAAG
- a CDS encoding lactonase family protein, producing the protein MDSGGWSRRRFVGALAGGTAAAALPSCDDAPAPATPPVTAPEASAGPSREARRPSGPRPLHLGTYTSVEGGGEGIGLATYDSATGRITGGGTITGVGDPSFLAIHPDRGTLYAVDERDDGAVTAVRLSDRTVLGSRSTGGAAPCHLSVHPGGRWLLSANYGSGSVAVHPIDASGALGERTDLVRHTSPPPGPGQEGPHAHHFVTSPDGGHVLAVDLGTDTVYTYRLDEKAGTLTEVAQAHTRPGAGPRHLTFHPGGRYAYLANEVDNTVAVCSYDKASGRVTVGEAQSTGTGPGTNYPAQLLVTADGRHAYLANRGHNSLTRYAVEADGARLRLLDTVPVGGDFPRQIAFSPEGSLLFAANQKSSTVTVFHVDEASGELRRAGESFPSPVAVCALPL